One genomic window of Mucilaginibacter sp. SJ includes the following:
- a CDS encoding phytanoyl-CoA dioxygenase family protein: MATSYQKFTLGSTITPEQQAFFNQHGFIHFKNFIKPETVTDIINASRQVENTWISNKTEKVNGVPIKYGKDLDGSPIVQRFAFINQHNSLLDEFTKDPRFQVLLNLIGEGSRLGTDEKDGMVFNHYVNGPESSFTKMGWHTDGLRDIFHGQRLNPMLNVGIHLSTLKPENGGLRILPGTHKQNLYQMLFRKKYFLDHDTDENEVAIIPTAGDLTIHDGRLWHRVAQSTVIGEESRRRVIYIPIIAGKYEPKHADSPTAFYQRFASIVK; the protein is encoded by the coding sequence ATGGCAACGTCATATCAAAAATTCACATTAGGCTCAACAATTACGCCCGAACAACAGGCTTTTTTTAATCAGCACGGCTTTATCCATTTCAAAAATTTCATTAAGCCCGAAACTGTTACCGACATTATTAATGCATCAAGACAGGTTGAAAATACCTGGATAAGCAACAAAACTGAAAAGGTAAACGGCGTACCCATCAAATACGGTAAAGACCTTGACGGGTCGCCTATTGTACAGCGTTTTGCCTTTATTAATCAGCATAATAGCCTGTTAGATGAATTTACCAAAGATCCCCGTTTCCAGGTACTGCTTAACCTGATAGGTGAAGGATCCCGGCTGGGAACTGATGAAAAAGACGGCATGGTATTTAACCACTATGTAAATGGCCCCGAAAGCAGTTTTACCAAAATGGGATGGCACACCGATGGCCTGCGCGATATTTTTCATGGCCAAAGGTTAAACCCGATGCTGAATGTTGGGATTCACCTGAGCACTTTAAAACCGGAGAACGGCGGTTTACGTATCCTGCCCGGCACACATAAACAAAACCTTTACCAGATGCTTTTCCGTAAAAAGTATTTCCTTGATCATGATACCGACGAAAATGAGGTAGCTATTATCCCCACTGCCGGCGACCTGACCATACATGATGGCCGTTTATGGCATCGCGTGGCCCAGTCAACCGTAATTGGTGAGGAAAGCCGTCGCAGGGTAATCTATATCCCCATTATTGCCGGTAAATACGAGCCAAAGCATGCCGACAGCCCTACCGCCTTTTATCAACGTTTTGCAAGTATTGTTAAGTAA
- a CDS encoding sialidase family protein, which translates to MRQIFIWLMGVFAPVMVLGQHYAVNSKTIAWDQTTLKQVGSGNGNYARMIQLSNGNLFCVYESAGGVECITSNDLGKSWQPPVIIARPVPGVNMAVPEILELKDHSLLASYNPRPHKVNGDWDTTKHFAICTKKSYDKGKTWRDERLIYEAQYNFDDGCWEPSQIQLPSGEIQLFFSNEGVYTKSNEQNISIFRSKDNGLGWTKRPEIVSFRPGHRDGMPVPIILKGKNEIVFSIEDNAGATFKPSIIRNSIGQNWKKTVGPDDAERTYALTHKLQDTVCRRALFKAAAQWRNGIILPKHT; encoded by the coding sequence ATGCGGCAGATATTCATTTGGTTAATGGGTGTGTTTGCCCCGGTGATGGTTCTGGGGCAACACTATGCCGTTAACAGCAAAACCATTGCCTGGGATCAAACCACCTTAAAGCAGGTGGGGAGCGGAAACGGCAATTACGCCCGCATGATCCAGTTGAGTAATGGCAACCTGTTTTGCGTTTATGAAAGCGCCGGGGGCGTTGAATGTATTACAAGCAATGATTTGGGCAAGAGCTGGCAGCCACCTGTAATAATTGCCAGGCCGGTGCCGGGTGTAAACATGGCAGTGCCAGAGATATTGGAATTGAAAGATCATTCGTTACTGGCATCATACAACCCGCGTCCTCATAAAGTAAATGGCGATTGGGATACAACCAAACACTTTGCCATCTGCACAAAAAAAAGCTACGATAAAGGCAAAACATGGAGGGATGAACGCCTGATTTATGAGGCACAATACAACTTTGATGACGGTTGTTGGGAACCATCGCAAATTCAGCTTCCATCGGGAGAGATCCAGCTGTTCTTTTCAAATGAAGGTGTTTATACCAAATCAAATGAGCAGAATATTTCCATATTCCGGTCGAAGGATAACGGCTTAGGTTGGACAAAACGGCCCGAAATAGTGTCCTTCAGGCCCGGTCACAGGGATGGGATGCCGGTGCCCATAATCCTGAAAGGAAAAAATGAGATCGTATTTTCGATAGAAGATAATGCCGGTGCAACTTTTAAACCGTCCATCATCCGCAATAGCATCGGCCAAAACTGGAAAAAGACGGTGGGACCCGACGATGCTGAACGGACATACGCGCTCACACACAAACTGCAGGATACGGTTTGCAGGCGCGCCCTATTTAAGGCAGCTGCACAGTGGCGAAACGGTATTATCCTACCAAAGCACACTTAA
- a CDS encoding glycoside hydrolase family 43 protein, which translates to MKQFFNYLMLGLFGTITACRSHAQQIEPTKQPALYNGLIHVVLDRDFPDPTVIRYNGKYYAYATQSPGGDGKMINIQVAWSTDHEHWTYAGDALPQKPSWASNTQNFWAPDVFFDAKLNKFVMFFSADPNELTGKWMGIAYADNPLGPFTDRGIPFMKGPSFHCIDPKAFVDPKTGKHFLYWGSDFQPLRVQEMKDDWSDFKEGSQPTVVVEPGKDKSYSNLVEGSWLDYDNGTYYLYYSGDNCCGTGANYAVMIAKADNPLGPFLRLGESDKTLNSAILVKDVVYTAPGHNSIFTDEKGNKFIAYHAIEIVRKEKGRVMCISPIKYQNGWPVVTK; encoded by the coding sequence ATGAAGCAGTTTTTTAATTATCTGATGCTGGGCCTGTTCGGCACTATAACCGCCTGCCGCAGCCATGCACAGCAAATTGAGCCAACTAAGCAGCCAGCACTTTATAATGGCCTTATTCATGTTGTTCTTGATAGAGACTTTCCCGATCCTACGGTCATCAGGTATAATGGCAAGTATTACGCTTACGCAACTCAATCGCCGGGAGGTGACGGCAAAATGATCAATATCCAGGTGGCCTGGTCAACCGATCATGAGCACTGGACGTATGCGGGAGATGCCCTGCCGCAAAAACCTTCATGGGCTTCTAATACCCAAAACTTTTGGGCGCCGGATGTTTTCTTCGACGCCAAACTCAACAAATTCGTCATGTTCTTTTCCGCCGATCCCAATGAGTTGACCGGCAAATGGATGGGGATAGCCTATGCTGATAACCCGCTTGGCCCGTTCACTGACCGGGGTATACCATTTATGAAAGGCCCGAGTTTTCACTGTATTGATCCAAAAGCTTTTGTTGACCCTAAAACCGGGAAGCATTTTCTTTACTGGGGATCGGACTTTCAGCCATTGCGGGTACAGGAAATGAAAGATGACTGGTCGGACTTTAAAGAAGGTTCACAGCCAACAGTTGTAGTTGAACCGGGCAAGGATAAAAGCTACAGTAATTTGGTTGAAGGATCATGGCTTGATTATGATAACGGAACCTATTACCTGTATTATTCGGGCGATAACTGCTGTGGTACCGGAGCCAACTATGCTGTAATGATTGCTAAAGCAGATAATCCACTTGGTCCGTTTTTAAGGTTGGGTGAAAGTGATAAAACCCTCAATAGCGCTATATTGGTTAAAGATGTTGTTTACACGGCTCCTGGTCATAATTCTATTTTTACCGACGAAAAGGGAAACAAGTTTATAGCTTATCACGCTATCGAAATAGTCCGCAAGGAAAAAGGGAGGGTAATGTGTATCAGCCCTATCAAATATCAAAATGGCTGGCCGGTAGTAACTAAATAG
- a CDS encoding DUF3823 domain-containing protein: MKIKFHHIILGLFLATMGCKKDNYEAPASKLTGRLTYKGAAINVEYNQVPFELYQPGFGKIAPIRGTFQQDGSYSSLLFNGNYKFTIPANQGPFMWKEVSAGKRDTIAVTISGSQTMDIEVTPYYLINNAKITAANKIVNAVFDLQKVITDANAKDIGSVVLYINKTQFVSGSDNIAATEVAGSAITSMNGISINVNIPTITPTQNYVFARVGLRVAGVEDMIFSPVVKVTY; the protein is encoded by the coding sequence ATGAAAATAAAATTTCATCATATCATATTAGGGCTCTTCCTTGCTACCATGGGTTGCAAGAAAGACAACTATGAAGCGCCCGCATCAAAGCTCACCGGCCGCCTCACATATAAAGGCGCGGCGATAAATGTTGAATACAACCAGGTGCCTTTTGAGCTTTATCAGCCGGGCTTTGGTAAAATAGCGCCCATCAGGGGTACTTTTCAGCAGGATGGCAGCTATTCGTCACTGTTGTTCAACGGTAATTACAAATTCACTATCCCTGCAAACCAGGGGCCTTTTATGTGGAAGGAAGTAAGTGCCGGGAAAAGGGATACAATAGCGGTTACCATTAGCGGCAGCCAAACTATGGATATTGAGGTAACGCCTTATTATCTTATTAATAATGCCAAAATAACAGCTGCCAACAAAATAGTTAACGCTGTGTTTGATCTGCAGAAAGTTATAACTGATGCCAATGCTAAAGATATAGGCTCGGTGGTGTTATATATCAATAAAACCCAGTTTGTATCGGGCAGTGATAATATTGCTGCTACTGAAGTTGCCGGTTCTGCTATAACAAGCATGAATGGTATCAGCATCAATGTAAATATCCCTACTATCACGCCTACGCAAAATTATGTGTTTGCCCGTGTAGGGCTTAGGGTAGCCGGTGTGGAAGATATGATCTTCTCGCCTGTGGTAAAAGTTACTTACTAA
- a CDS encoding SDR family NAD(P)-dependent oxidoreductase: MMDQYALVTGAGKGIGRSMAILLAQKGYNLLLVSRSENDLIAVSAQIMANFHVKTDYLEIDLSGGGAALRIFDWAKNLNVPVSILINNAGHGAWGNFDELDLAAQTRMMQVNMNAPAEISYHFIPLLKLQQQAFILNVASTAAYQAVPTLAVYAATKAFVLSFSRALRYELKDTPVSVSCLCPGPTDTGFANAAGMDALAELAAKFNMKPEEVAVIGIKGMFDKKAEIIPGFLNKLSAVAATHAPKSLIERVTAGLYKR, translated from the coding sequence ATGATGGATCAGTACGCTTTAGTTACGGGAGCAGGTAAAGGCATTGGGCGGTCAATGGCTATATTACTGGCTCAAAAAGGGTATAACCTGCTGCTGGTTTCCCGGTCGGAAAATGACCTCATTGCCGTATCCGCCCAAATAATGGCCAACTTTCATGTTAAGACTGATTATCTCGAGATTGATCTTTCGGGCGGAGGTGCGGCCCTCCGGATCTTTGACTGGGCTAAAAACTTAAATGTACCTGTATCGATATTAATAAATAATGCGGGGCATGGTGCATGGGGAAATTTCGATGAATTGGATCTGGCCGCGCAAACCCGCATGATGCAGGTTAATATGAATGCCCCTGCCGAAATCTCTTATCATTTTATCCCTCTTTTAAAATTGCAGCAACAGGCTTTTATCCTCAATGTAGCCAGCACCGCGGCTTACCAGGCAGTACCAACGCTGGCCGTATATGCTGCTACCAAAGCGTTTGTTTTATCCTTTAGCAGGGCTTTAAGATATGAGCTTAAGGATACGCCGGTATCAGTAAGCTGCCTTTGCCCCGGCCCTACAGACACGGGCTTTGCCAACGCTGCAGGGATGGATGCCCTGGCCGAACTGGCAGCAAAGTTCAACATGAAGCCCGAGGAGGTTGCGGTAATTGGTATAAAAGGCATGTTCGATAAAAAAGCCGAAATAATACCCGGATTTTTAAATAAGCTCTCCGCGGTAGCAGCAACGCATGCCCCTAAAAGCCTGATTGAAAGGGTAACCGCCGGGCTTTACAAGCGTTAA
- a CDS encoding beta-L-arabinofuranosidase domain-containing protein, translating to MTIKKSIKLMRREVCLSVAMICAGFATVNAQGVKASTVTTVDNKGANAFYVNNRAPLQRQYFTKLPTGSIEAGGWLKKMMELQRDGLTGNLGEISVWLSKTNNAWLNKEGKGEYGWEELPYWLKGYADIAYTLKDKKMIAETKFWIDAVLNNQRDNGDFGPAVEHNGNRDLWTNMPMLWCLQSYYEYTKDPRVIPFMTKYFKYELATPDNKFLEDYWENSRGGDNMLSVYWLYNRTGDKFLLDLATKLDKNTANWRQANNLPNWHNVNVAQCFREPATYYLQSHDKKDLDATYNDFKLIRDIYGQVPGGMFGADENARKGYDDPRQAVETCGLVEQMTSDQMLLGNTGDRFWAENCEDVAFNTFPAAFMPDYRALRYLTAPNMVVSDGKNHHPGIANEGPFLMMNPFGSRCCQHNHAAGWVYYAENSWMATPDNGIAALLYTEGKVNAKVGNGTAISIAETSHYPFQDQINFTVTTPKVVDFPLYLRIPEWCKGASVKVNGVAVDVNTTTGDYIRLAKNWKNGDKVTLQLPMQLKVKEWAKNKNSVSVSYGPLTYSLKIEEQYTKGDNLKDAQGDSHWQPGADPQKWPSYNIYAASPWNYGLLIDEQHPEKSIEVVHRAWPKDNNPFTNTTAPIELKAKGKQLPGWKIDETGLCGVLPQSPVKTEEPAKELTLVPMGGARLRISAFPVAE from the coding sequence ATGACTATAAAAAAAAGTATAAAATTAATGCGCAGGGAAGTTTGTCTTTCTGTAGCGATGATATGTGCAGGCTTTGCAACTGTGAATGCCCAGGGCGTGAAAGCAAGCACGGTAACAACGGTTGATAACAAAGGCGCGAATGCTTTTTATGTAAACAACCGCGCCCCCTTGCAAAGGCAATATTTTACCAAATTGCCTACAGGTAGTATTGAAGCAGGCGGTTGGCTCAAAAAAATGATGGAGCTGCAGCGCGACGGCTTAACCGGTAACCTTGGCGAGATCAGTGTATGGCTTTCAAAAACCAATAATGCCTGGCTTAACAAAGAGGGCAAAGGTGAATATGGCTGGGAAGAATTGCCTTACTGGCTAAAAGGTTATGCCGATATAGCCTATACGCTGAAGGATAAAAAAATGATTGCCGAAACTAAATTCTGGATTGATGCGGTGCTGAACAACCAGCGCGACAACGGCGATTTTGGTCCGGCGGTTGAGCATAACGGTAACCGTGACCTTTGGACTAACATGCCCATGCTTTGGTGCCTGCAATCCTATTACGAATACACCAAAGATCCCCGCGTTATCCCTTTCATGACCAAATACTTTAAGTATGAATTAGCTACGCCTGATAACAAGTTTTTGGAAGATTACTGGGAAAACAGCCGCGGCGGCGATAACATGCTGAGTGTATACTGGCTTTACAACCGCACCGGCGACAAGTTTTTACTTGATTTAGCTACCAAGCTTGATAAAAACACAGCCAATTGGCGCCAGGCAAATAACCTGCCCAACTGGCATAATGTTAACGTAGCACAGTGTTTCCGCGAGCCTGCAACTTATTACCTGCAAAGCCATGATAAAAAAGATCTTGATGCTACATACAATGATTTTAAACTGATCCGTGATATCTATGGCCAGGTTCCGGGCGGTATGTTCGGTGCTGATGAAAACGCCCGTAAAGGTTACGATGATCCGCGCCAGGCAGTAGAAACCTGTGGTTTGGTGGAGCAAATGACATCCGACCAAATGTTATTGGGCAATACCGGCGATCGTTTCTGGGCCGAAAATTGTGAAGACGTAGCTTTCAATACCTTCCCGGCTGCCTTTATGCCCGATTATCGTGCTTTACGTTATCTAACTGCACCTAACATGGTGGTGAGTGATGGTAAAAACCACCATCCGGGCATTGCCAATGAAGGTCCGTTTTTAATGATGAACCCTTTTGGTAGCCGTTGTTGCCAGCATAACCACGCTGCTGGTTGGGTATATTATGCCGAAAACAGCTGGATGGCTACTCCTGACAATGGCATAGCCGCCCTGCTTTATACCGAAGGTAAGGTGAACGCAAAAGTTGGTAACGGTACCGCGATAAGCATTGCCGAAACAAGCCATTACCCTTTCCAGGATCAGATCAATTTTACAGTTACTACGCCTAAAGTAGTCGACTTTCCGCTTTACCTGCGCATACCTGAATGGTGCAAAGGCGCATCGGTAAAAGTTAATGGCGTAGCTGTAGATGTAAATACCACAACAGGCGATTATATCCGCTTAGCTAAAAACTGGAAAAATGGCGATAAGGTAACGCTTCAGTTGCCAATGCAGCTTAAGGTGAAAGAATGGGCTAAAAACAAAAACAGCGTAAGTGTTAGCTATGGCCCGCTTACCTATTCTTTGAAAATAGAAGAGCAATATACCAAAGGAGATAACCTGAAAGATGCTCAGGGCGATTCGCACTGGCAACCCGGTGCCGACCCTCAAAAATGGCCTTCGTATAACATCTATGCAGCATCCCCATGGAATTATGGTTTACTGATAGATGAGCAACATCCTGAAAAATCGATAGAGGTTGTTCACCGCGCGTGGCCAAAGGACAATAATCCGTTCACCAATACCACTGCGCCGATAGAGTTGAAAGCAAAAGGTAAACAGCTGCCCGGTTGGAAGATAGACGAAACAGGTTTATGCGGGGTATTGCCGCAAAGTCCGGTTAAAACTGAGGAACCTGCTAAAGAACTAACATTGGTACCTATGGGCGGAGCAAGGTTAAGGATCTCGGCTTTCCCGGTTGCTGAATAA
- a CDS encoding glycoside hydrolase family 2 protein produces MKKLSLCLSLFITTYLSANAQQGEWHLIKDRITTPWAEKVDPKAPLPEYPRPQMVRGNWQNLNGLWNYAIVPKATTGPAKYEGKILVPFAVESALSGVGKTVGKDSMLWYKTTISLNKTLKGKDVLMHFGAVDWRTEVFVNGKSAGIHEGGFDPFTFNITPFLKGGSKQEITVSVWDPTDDGPQPRGKQVKKPEGIWYTPVTGIWQTVWLEGVAKTHIDATKQTPNIDDHTLSVSAEVSNSQPGDKLKISAWNGKTLVSEKTIDAGETAVLDIKDQHLWSTTDPFLYDLKVAVIRNNKAVDEIGSYFAMRKISLGADANGIQRMLLNNKFVFQYGPLDQGWWPDGLYTPPTYEAMSFDIDKLKEMGFNMIRKHIKVEPARYYAYCDKTGMLLWQDMPSGDLGNHWENRPGVLDRATDQQRTSESESYYRKEWNAIINSLYNYPCIVVWTPFNEAWGQFKTVEITEWTMKKDPSRLVNSASGGNFYDTGNIVDLHNYPHPAMPRPEIFGKTKAVVLGEFGGLGWPVDGHTWQANKNWGYQNFKNGDDLFKRYSTFTDRLEELIKAGLSAAVYTQTTDVEGEVNGFMTYDRKVIKMPVELLQKANSKLYDPALVK; encoded by the coding sequence ATGAAGAAACTATCGCTTTGCCTGTCTCTTTTTATTACTACTTATCTATCTGCCAATGCACAGCAAGGCGAATGGCATTTGATAAAAGACAGGATCACTACCCCATGGGCCGAAAAGGTTGACCCTAAGGCACCGCTTCCCGAATATCCACGCCCGCAAATGGTACGCGGCAACTGGCAAAACCTTAATGGTTTATGGAACTATGCCATAGTGCCTAAAGCAACTACAGGGCCTGCCAAATATGAAGGAAAGATCCTGGTGCCTTTCGCGGTTGAATCTGCCCTGTCGGGAGTGGGTAAAACGGTGGGTAAGGATAGCATGTTGTGGTATAAAACCACCATCAGCTTAAACAAAACATTAAAAGGTAAAGACGTACTGATGCATTTTGGTGCGGTTGACTGGCGTACCGAAGTTTTTGTAAACGGTAAAAGTGCCGGCATCCATGAAGGCGGCTTTGATCCTTTTACATTTAATATTACCCCTTTCTTAAAAGGCGGTTCAAAGCAAGAAATTACCGTAAGCGTATGGGACCCGACAGATGATGGTCCGCAGCCGCGTGGTAAACAAGTTAAAAAGCCCGAAGGGATCTGGTACACCCCGGTTACCGGGATCTGGCAAACTGTTTGGTTGGAAGGTGTAGCTAAAACGCACATTGATGCCACCAAACAAACCCCCAACATTGATGATCACACACTATCGGTATCTGCCGAAGTTTCAAATAGCCAGCCGGGCGATAAGCTGAAGATCAGCGCCTGGAACGGAAAAACACTTGTATCCGAAAAAACGATTGATGCCGGCGAAACCGCCGTGCTGGATATTAAAGATCAGCACCTGTGGTCAACCACCGATCCGTTTTTATATGATTTGAAGGTTGCAGTTATCCGCAACAATAAAGCTGTCGACGAGATAGGCAGCTACTTTGCCATGCGTAAAATTTCGCTTGGTGCCGATGCTAATGGCATTCAGCGTATGCTATTAAATAACAAATTTGTATTCCAATATGGCCCGCTTGATCAGGGTTGGTGGCCTGATGGTTTATACACCCCGCCAACATATGAGGCTATGAGCTTTGATATTGACAAGCTGAAGGAAATGGGCTTCAACATGATCCGCAAGCACATTAAAGTTGAACCTGCGCGTTACTATGCTTACTGCGATAAAACAGGTATGCTGCTTTGGCAGGATATGCCGAGCGGCGATTTAGGCAACCACTGGGAAAACCGCCCTGGTGTGCTCGACCGCGCTACCGACCAGCAACGTACTTCCGAATCTGAAAGCTACTATCGCAAAGAGTGGAACGCTATCATTAACTCATTATATAACTATCCATGCATCGTAGTCTGGACTCCGTTTAACGAGGCCTGGGGACAGTTTAAAACTGTGGAGATCACCGAATGGACGATGAAAAAAGACCCATCACGTTTGGTGAACAGTGCCAGCGGTGGCAACTTTTATGATACCGGCAACATTGTCGATTTGCATAATTACCCGCACCCGGCTATGCCTCGCCCTGAGATCTTCGGCAAAACCAAAGCAGTTGTACTTGGCGAGTTTGGTGGTTTGGGCTGGCCTGTTGACGGCCATACCTGGCAAGCCAACAAAAACTGGGGGTATCAAAATTTCAAAAATGGCGACGACCTGTTTAAAAGATATTCAACGTTTACCGACAGGTTGGAAGAATTGATTAAAGCTGGCCTCTCGGCTGCGGTATATACTCAAACAACAGATGTGGAGGGCGAGGTGAACGGGTTTATGACCTACGATCGTAAAGTGATTAAAATGCCTGTTGAATTGTTACAAAAAGCCAACAGCAAACTGTATGATCCTGCCCTGGTGAAATAA
- a CDS encoding cellulase family glycosylhydrolase has protein sequence MQTKLKVLALALAMPLGMRVMAQQKAPAQVWSEAKAKTWYAQQQWLVGADFIPSTAINQLEMWQADTFDPKTIDRELGYAQGIGMNVMRVFLHHLAWEQDHEGFKKRMDEYLAISSKHGVKTMFVFFDDCWNKVPKAGKQPEPKPGIHNSGWMQDPGQPASDHAANSPVLEKYVKDVLKRFANDKRVLLWDLYNEPGNSDKGSRSLPLLKSVFKWARQVNPSQPISAGVWRWDLEDLNKFQIANSDVITYHDYTPEAEHLKTVQFLKMNGRPLICTEYMARPRNSLFSTVLPMLKKENVGAINWGFVSGKTNTIYAWDTPMPDGKEPKLWFHDIFRKDGTAYIPEETNLIKKLTGR, from the coding sequence ATGCAAACAAAATTAAAAGTATTGGCCCTTGCTTTGGCAATGCCATTGGGGATGAGGGTAATGGCGCAGCAAAAAGCGCCGGCACAGGTATGGTCTGAGGCGAAGGCAAAAACCTGGTACGCGCAGCAACAATGGCTGGTTGGTGCCGATTTTATTCCAAGCACGGCCATTAACCAGTTAGAAATGTGGCAGGCCGATACTTTCGATCCAAAAACTATCGACAGGGAATTGGGCTATGCGCAGGGCATCGGTATGAATGTAATGCGTGTATTCCTGCACCATTTAGCCTGGGAGCAGGATCATGAAGGTTTCAAAAAACGCATGGACGAATACCTTGCCATTTCAAGTAAACACGGCGTAAAAACCATGTTTGTATTTTTTGATGATTGCTGGAATAAAGTTCCTAAAGCGGGTAAACAGCCTGAACCAAAACCGGGTATTCACAATTCAGGCTGGATGCAAGACCCCGGACAGCCTGCATCTGATCATGCGGCAAATTCGCCGGTACTTGAAAAATATGTAAAAGACGTATTAAAGCGCTTCGCTAATGATAAACGCGTTTTACTTTGGGACCTGTATAATGAACCGGGCAACTCTGATAAAGGCAGCCGTTCATTACCATTGCTTAAAAGTGTTTTTAAATGGGCAAGGCAAGTAAATCCAAGCCAGCCAATTAGTGCAGGCGTTTGGCGCTGGGATCTGGAAGATCTGAACAAATTCCAGATAGCCAACTCAGATGTTATTACTTATCATGATTATACGCCTGAAGCGGAACACCTGAAAACAGTGCAGTTTTTGAAAATGAACGGCCGCCCGTTGATTTGTACCGAGTATATGGCACGTCCGCGGAACAGTCTGTTCAGCACCGTATTGCCAATGCTAAAAAAAGAAAATGTAGGTGCTATAAACTGGGGTTTTGTAAGTGGTAAAACCAATACCATTTACGCCTGGGATACCCCAATGCCCGATGGCAAAGAACCTAAATTATGGTTCCACGACATTTTCCGCAAGGACGGCACGGCTTATATTCCTGAAGAAACAAACCTGATTAAGAAATTGACCGGAAGATAG